CCAATAGTCACGGTAGAGATGAATGTGTCACTTACAGCGCTGGTCACGGAGGAGGAGATAAAAGATGCAGCGCTATAAATGGGGGGGTGGCTCAAAGCTCCGAGTCTAGACGGATTACAAGGGGTATTTTACCAATCCTTTTGGGAGAACATTGTGGGAGATGTGAATGACTAGTCCGATTTATGATATAGAGGCATGATAATCCAAGCAAACTAAACTCAACTCACATTGTGTTGATTCTAAAGGTGCCAACTTTGGAATGGGTAACGCAATTTCGGCTATAAGTCTTTGCAACTACTCATACAAGGTATTATCTAAGGTTCTAACGAATAAGCTAAAACCTATTTTGTTGAAGCTTATCTCTCCTACGCAAAATGCATTTGTTGCGGGTAAACAAATACAAGACAATACTGGGATTGCCTATGAGTTGTTTCACTTTCTCACGGTAAGAAAACCGAAATGCAAGTTTAAGCTTGGTATCAAACTTGATATGCAAAAAGCTTATGACAGAGTGGAATGAGATTTCTTAGAGGCGATCATAGAGAATGGGTTTTAATGTTACGTGGATGAAGCTTATCATGGGTTGTGTGACGTCGGTGAACTTTGCTATCATCCTCAACGGGCAACCAGGAAACAAGTTTGCTCCGTCGAGGGGTCTTCGACAAGGAGATCCTCTATCTTTGTACCTTATTCTCATGGTGGATGAGGTTCTATCCAGAATGATCCAGAGGCCTATTAAGAAGAGGCTTTTGGAAGAGGTGTGTGTTATGGGGCAAGTCATCTCCCACATCTTCTTTGCGGTTGACACACTGATATTCCTGAAGGCGGATAAGAAAAATTGTAGGAATTTGGTCAACCTCCTCAATGCGTATTGCTCGGCTTCGAGATAAAAAGTTAATTTGCAAAAATCTAGTGTGTACTTCGGGGCCAACATTCTGACGAATGTCTTTGCTAAGTTAGGTAATATTCTTGGCATGCCTGTGGTGAATAACCTGGGCACTTATCTAGGGGTCCCTGCAAGGGTCGATCAAAGAAATGGGGACTTGCTTATGTGAAGGATAGACTCATGGGGAAAAtgcaagggtggaaacaaagTACCTTGTCAAAAGCAGGGAAGGAAGTAATGATTAAAGTCGTAGCCCAAGCTATTCCTGCTTATCCCAAGAACATTTTCAAGTTTCCTGTGGTGGTGTGTAATGAAATGGATGCCTTGATTGCTAAATTTTGGTGGTCGGAAGTAGGGGGTGAGGAAAACACATTGGGTTT
This genomic stretch from Pyrus communis chromosome 2, drPyrComm1.1, whole genome shotgun sequence harbors:
- the LOC137725069 gene encoding uncharacterized protein, yielding MGFNVTWMKLIMGCVTSVNFAIILNGQPGNKFAPSRGLRQGDPLSLYLILMVDEVLSRMIQRPIKKRLLEEVCVMGQVISHIFFAVDTLIFLKADKKNCRNLVNLLNAGPCKGRSKKWGLAYVKDRLMGKMQGWKQSTLSKAGKEVMIKVVAQAIPAYPKNIFKFPVVVCNEMDALIAKFWWSEVGGEENTLGFKGDIGSSKAFGRYEL